A region from the Panicum hallii strain FIL2 chromosome 1, PHallii_v3.1, whole genome shotgun sequence genome encodes:
- the LOC112879625 gene encoding E3 ubiquitin-protein ligase CIP8-like: MANDSLAHHLLRPLAAGCCSDVDEYDDEEPTNVAFPSFWPPFPALSSDSDSDAASFVRQRVDRPRRRETAASSFFGLGFHDGDDDEWAPPDEEDGEVELPLCWDCLQLEDHDGHPRWDVGVSDADEWEQVAAREEEEEAAAASAVRSLEWEVLLAANSLGSLVVNDAGDDDDLDAGIETYFLDEADDLLFGQLAAADADDHGPQGKCGRPAAKAAVEALPTVVVAEADAQCAVCKDGVGAGESARRLPCAHLYHDACILPWLAIRNTCPLCRHELPTDDPEYEKWKARRAGGGGGEADPRAAATGTMASSGYIDGWISAGELTNLLQ; the protein is encoded by the coding sequence ATGGCCAACGATTCCCTCGCCCACCACCTGCTgcgccccctcgccgccggctgcTGCTCCGACGTTGACGAGTACGACGACGAGGAGCCCACCAACGTCGCCTTCCCCTCCTTCTGGCCGCCCTTTCCGGCCCTCTCGTCGGACTCCGACTCCGACGCCGCCAGCTTCGTGCGCCAGCGCGTGGACCGGCCCCGGCGCCGGGAGACCGCCGCATCGTCGTTCTTCGGGCTCGGCTTCCACGACGGGGACGACGACGAGTGGGCGCCGCCGGACGAGGAGGACGGGGAGGTCGAGCTGCCGCTCTGCTGGGATTGCCTGCAGCTGGAGGACCACGACGGCCACCCGCGGTGGGACGTGGGCGTCAGCGACGCGGATGAGTGGGAGCAGGTCGCcgccagggaggaggaggaggaggcggcggcggcgtccgcggTGAGGAGCCTGGAGTGGGAGGTGCTGCTCGCCGCCAACAGCCTGGGGAGCCTCGTGGTGAACGacgccggcgacgacgacgacctcgACGCGGGCATCGAGACGTACTTCCTTGACGAGGCCGACGACCTGCTGTTCGggcagctcgccgccgcggaCGCGGACGACCACGGCCCGCAGGGCAAGTGCGGGCGGCCCGCGGCGAAGGCCGCCGTGGAGGCCCTCCCGACCGTGGTGGTCGCGGAGGCCGACGCGCAGTGCGCCGTGTGCAAGGACGGCGTTGGGGCCGGGGAGAGCGCCCGGAGGCTGCCGTGCGCACACCTCTACCACGACGCTTGCATCCTGCCGTGGCTCGCCATCCGCAACACGTGCCCGCTCTGCCGCCACGAGCTGCCCACCGACGACCCCGAGTACGAGAAGTGGAAGGCGaggcgggccggcggcggcggcggcgaggcggaccCCCGTGCGGCGGCGACAGGTACGATGGCTTCGTCAGGTTACATCGATGGATGGATAAGTGCAGGGGAACTGACTAACTTGCTTCAATAA